aatgatttgtgatcttcactggtgtccatggattacacgtcaaagtaagggtggggtcatctaagatagcacaagggttaagtgtgtCCTGTATTGTATGTTTAAGTTCAAATATCTCAATTTTTGATAAAGAGCAATTATAATAACATTATTACATGTGTATGGGGATGTATTTATATGGGTGTATatcttcttttatgttttactttgtctttttttgtatcttaatctttgattgcttgaaataaaccaattccaaatcaaaatatgaatgtggagagatttgttttttaatgaaaatggtaGTTATTAGTAGGTTCAGgacagaaaaaaggtcaaaatataaaataataaatctaaatatataCCTACATACATAGCTATAATATTACACGTGTTGCTACACAACATGAGCTACAGTTTAAAAGTGATAAACTAAAGGTTGAAGCATTAACGGGACAGCTCCCATTTCTCTCTTGATAATGTTatcttaactttttaaacatatgcATTTCTGGGATGTTTTGAAGCCTCCTGCAGCTGTGgtggttttattttcttattctaACATTGCATATTTTACACACAGTTGTGTTTTCTATAGTCATAGTTCTTCCAAAAACTGAGCATCTGTTTTCTTCCCACACTGAAAGTCATACAGCAGCATGACATCACCAACTGCAGTGTTAACTCAACAAAGAGGGTAGGGGGGTAGGAGGGggataggagggggggggtgtctttGAAAGTGtagaatgtgtgtttttatttattattttaatcattACTTAAATTTACAAAGTACTTAGATCCAGTTAGAATTACACATCTGAAATTCAGATTAGTCTACAGTTTTTTTGACGAAAAATACATGTCATGatagtttttctttatatttgatatttttatttagtcGCCCGGACATTTTTGACCCAAAAACTGCAAGTTTCCGGTCATAGTTTTTGTTGACGGATGAACAAAGGATTTCTCTGTACCTCTCCTGAAGCCGAAGACTTTGCCAGGTTGTTAAGGACTGTGCAGAGTACTCCAGCATCCACAGCTTGTAGAAGAGCATCATGTTGAGGAACACAAGCAGAACCAGGCTGGAGAGGACATTTAGAAAACAGTCAAAACCTTTCATTTCCTTTTAGCACACATCGAATAGTCTGTTGGAGAATGCAAATGATAGTTGCAGTTTGAATAAatgtttctgctgagcaggaAAGAGGTGTACCTGAGACAGATCCTAAGAATGGCAATGAAAGAACAAGAGAGAGAAGTTACACTTAAGAGATTTGGTATGAGGAAACCTTGAAGGGACAAAGCTGAAATCAGGAAGTGCAATAATAATCGTTagtgtgctcagacacacataaaaacatatctgtgtgtgtttgtcgtACACAAAGCTGATGATGAGCAGCAGTTTGGAAACGCTGTACAGAGCCAGGCCTCCAAGCATGTGATGGTGATCTGGACTTCTCGTCTGCGTGGAGCCCGCCACTTGTTTGATCCTCTGAATCACATCTTCATCTGTCGGCGTGGTAACAGGACTGAGGGCTTCGTCCAGATGTTGGCTGCGCATGTGTGGGAGGGGCCTCTTCTTTCGCCTCACTGTGGAGTTCTTTATCCCCTTGGCCTTTGGAGAGAGCTGGCTGGCCTCATTCATGACCTCCTCCAGCTTGGCCAGCTCCAtttctgacaggaaaaaaaaaaagttctgtcaAGTAACGCATCATACATATGTTCATTTTAAGGGCTGGaacacacagaaatgaaactgtttgatagtgtcattaaaaaaagttactttCAATACAAATCCACAAGACTTGATTATTTCGATTTTAAGTGAGCAGAGATGGCGTATTATTTTAGCTTAGCAACATCactcaaaaaataattaaataaaaatgtaaaatcacctttttcaaaaatcaattgGATTTCAAAATGATTGTAATTTATCTGTATGTCTTTTCATTggtacataaaaacaattaacatGATTATTGTAAAAAAGCGATTATTTTATCCTCACTGAATCATAATCTGTGAACAGTAAACAACATCCTGgaacaaaacattgttttaaatggTTAATATAGGAGTTAATGATGAGatacaaatgtttatttagtGCTTTTCGGTTTCTGACTCTTTTGTATATTTAAATGTGCGTTGGGTCAGTTTGACCCGGGACCATCAGTGCTTCTCCtttgaaacaaacataacaagagGGTTCCATATAAAAGGCTTTGTATTGCTTCCTTTTTGTTGCCACACTATTTAATAGCAGATCTGTTTAAAGGCAAACTATAAAGTGTGCTTTAAAAACAATCCCCTTTAAAAAGGCAATAGGAAATTATCCACAGCAGCTGAGTATATTCCTCATTTCCCGGTTTAATAATAGTTGGCCAATTTTgatgcttttacaatagtttCCATTCCCACACTCTAATCCATTGAGTATGAGCAGAGTGTTTAAAAGTGCAGCTAATTTATGAGGAGTAGATCAGAATCAGCAGTTTACGGATGTCTGGTTTTTAGTCTCAGCTCTTTAAACTGCAGTGTCTCCTCACTCATGGATGGTGTTTCATTAGCTCTTCAATACTAATGTATGACACATGATACAGGaggctttttttaacaaaaaaaaatcgaatGTATGTGAATTAatcaaatagaaagaaaaactggTATAAAGGTGGAATTGCTTTGTGTTTCTTACACAAACACCCAGACAAGTCTAGATATGCAGCTTGGTCTGCAGTTAAGGGTGCCTGCTGACTTTAATGAGCTGTTTAACCTGGGTGACTGACAGGAAACATGGCTCCAACTGGAGAGCTGTCAACTGAAACaatacaaaagttttaaaaactccCATAACAGGGTAGTTTGTATTCCCAGTCAGCTGTGCTTACAATGAGAAAAATGAGATGGAAGGCGTGTCAAAGCAAAACgaagacagaaataaaaactggtgaaagttgcaaaacaaaaaactcaaagCAATCTGGGAACACAGTTAACAGTAAAAGACAGTTGATctgaaaaaggtaaaaaaaaaacttttcagaagAAGATTGGCAGACAAAGAGTTGAATGACTACATGAAAGAAACTGTCAGTGATTATTCATCAGGTTCTATCAGGCAAACGTTTACTTTGGGTCAGGTCCAATGAAACATCTAATGATAACAGCTTGAACTAATGAGACtggcaaaaaaacaagtgaaatgtCAGTCATCAATGCCCAGGTGTACATTTGCATGTAaagtacatttacatttatattttttaactggGTTTGTGGAGAAAGTTGTGATTTTTCACCAAAGTAAAAGGTATTAAAGCTTTCTATCACCAGCAAGCAATCATTAAACTTGTGAAGGTTATGAACAGTTAAGGCaatctttaaaatgaaatcataaacagagaaaaaaatggctgatcaatccttaatttaaaaaaaaagaagatcatCAGGTATTTTGCTTTATGCCTCTCAATGTATCCCGCCTTCGCCCCGGGACAGGCTCCGGCCACCCCGTGACCACGATTGGGATAGAACGGggatagaaaatggatggatgaatggatgggtttTTGCAATCAATGACAAAATCTTGATCCAAGGAACAAgttgcaaaaaatgtaaataatttttttcccaGTTTAGTTATTTGTGATATTAGTAGAAGATAATGGTAGTTTTTGTGACACAGACAGACAAGCTAAATCACAGAAACATTTACCAAGATGTCGGAAGTTCTCCTCCAGTCCACTCCAAAAGTTTTTCTCTATTAAGCCCTTCACCAGACCCCACGGCTGTTTCCTGAAACGCAGCTCCGTTGATATCCTGAAGGACACAAATACAAGCTCATTTTCGGCAGACACGAACAGCAGTTTTGaatacaaacatgtcaaagaCAAAGTAGACAGCAACATTTGGTTCAAATTAGTTGAGGTCCCTCACCGTAACCGACATTTGTTCTTGGCCACGCGTGTTAGCATGTAGCGGTTGAGAGTGTAGAAGTAATCATGGTAGGGCACGTCGTGCGTGATGACCTCTGCGTCTATTATATAACACTCACTCTCCTGGCTGGCTTTGTACAGAGTCTAAGAAAATCAGCAAAATGTGGCTTAATCAACTGCTGCTCAATAGCTAGAAAGTGATTTGGAACGTTTGTGGGGCTTGCTCCACCTGCGTCTCAGTGACCGCAGCTGTCTTAGGTGCCAGAGGGTTGGACAGAGAGATGGTGTACATGATCTCTCTGGTTTGGTGTCCACCTTCGTCCTTCTTCCATGGGTGATACACCACGTCTGgatcaaaaaaaaagtcagattttattGAACTACAAAGGTCCGTTGGAAAGTGACTGTATTACCATAAGAATGTAGGGGGTAATAACCCGAGAATCGCCGTTGCTCCATGAAGTCACTCATGAACTGAGACTTGTTGAAGAGAATGTCGTAGAGTTTGTCCACGCTGATCCTGTACACCTCATTGATATGCTGCCTGCCGTTTAGATCATCATGGAAGGCCTGCACCTCACCTGAATAGCAAAATTCAAGGTGTGATTCTTTCCAATTTCCTCAACATCACCCCACAATGGcaatggatgaaggatggaagCTGAAATACCTTCGTCGTGGGTTTCTGAAGAGTCACTGAGCTCAGTAGGGATATCTTCATTGTCATTTAGGTCCAGGGATGGTGAGGGAACAGGACCTTCAGGTCCACTGGTttctttcttctcctcctctaaTAGAGGAACAGTCAACAGCTCCCCGTCTGCGAGGCAGTCTGTAAATTCCTCCACTGGAAGGTCAAACTGAGGGAGAAAATCCCATCTGTAACCCTCTATTTCCATCTCAAGAGAGTTTAGTGGGTTTAAGAACCAGTTAATGGCTTACTGTGATGGGTGTGTCATTGTTGCCAGGGCTTGGGATGGCGCTGTTTGGAATGACCTTCTTGAGCAGCGGAGGAGGGCTCCCCTCAGGCTTGGCCTCTGCACTGCTCTTTGTCAAGTTGTCATTGTTGATCTCATTCTCCTCATTTGGAATCTCCTCGCTAAACCTGGAGGGACCAGATAACAGTGATGGAGGGagagtttgtttagtttaaagaattcagtctcaacttttgaaaaaggttttttctaACAGCTACAACATGCAAAGGAATATTTGCAAACTCggtaaattaaatatataacaACAGTAGAAAACTCCATCCTCAAACAtatcaaaatccaaaaacaacacaaaaataggAAACAATGTTTTATATAATGATCCTTCTAGTGTGGATCATGTGAAAAAAGGTTCTGAACACACAAATCTAGAACAGAAGACAATGTGACACAAATGTGTCACATTGTATCTTCATATGGAAAACTGTACAGTAAACAGACAGTAAGTCAACACTCCACTGTGTGAACATGACTGGCTCCGTGAACGACAGGGACTTGGACTTCCCTTTCAGACTTGAGGTTCACTTTAATCATAAAAGCAGAGACTTAAAACTTGAAGAAAGATTTCACATCAAAGATTTGAACCTTGACTTGAGACTTGAACCTTGACTCGAGACTTGGCCTCAAGGACTTGAACCTTGACTCGAGACTTGTACTTTAGGACTTAAACCTTCATTGGAGATTTGAGCTTAAGGACTTGTACCTTGACTCGAGACTTGCCCTCAAGGATTTGAAACTTGATATGAGACCAGGCTTTGAGGTCTCAGGACGTAATGCAAAACTTGATATCAAGGGTTTTAGACTTAACTCAAGACTCGACTTCAAGGACTACTAGGTGCTGGAAATTACTGCAACCGCTTGGGGGCACTTTCTAGTGTTACCGCAAGCTGGTACATGATCATGTTAGTGATTAgttgtggcgacccctgaaaaGAGCCTTTCCCATTAATAGCCACTATTCATTGTTGATTGGTTCAGTGCCCAATTAATGAtttctaaacacatttttgattttatttcagcTAAGTGTCAGCCAATTGATCCAAAGTGTTTATTACAAGCAAGTTTAACTCAAGCACACTCACCCCATGGTGTTGAAGTCATCATCAGGGGGAACGTAGTCCTCGTCATCACTTGTCAGGCCCAGCTCGTTGCCATAGCACTGATGGACAAAGTGCCACAGCTCTTTGGGGCACAAGGGCTGAAGAAGGtgtaaagcagaaaataataaattcccttcattttttactttgatgtaTTGAGAGCACTTGCAGGCATCAGATATACTGACTTTATCAAGTAGTGCATTCTGCCATAACCGGAACATCATCATGTATGTCCGGTCCCTGGCTCCGAATGAGGTGAAGAAGTGCTGTGAATAGAAAAGGCAACACTGAAGAGCATTGAAAACTGTACGGTTTGATTCCTGATTGTTTGGGTTGATGGGAATCACCAGTGACACTTTTTAACTTCagataagtaagggttaatggcagacgaagtgtgcggttattactttttaacgcacgccgtggaagcctgaaccgtccgacgcgaagcggacCTGCGACCTGCTTATACCcttggtcacttacaaaagcaatatatattaaccaggttttagtccttaattcttgtttttttgggggatttggatcgcttttctcacaaaaagtggactatatgttacgtgatgcggtgcatcacgtaacatatagtccgcgttgcatagcaccaccgctgcagttaagattcggcgatatatatatgctgatcgtcgcgatgggttgaataaagcatcagttcagagagaaatttCATCTCTTACCACTtgattttgtccaaatgatgaagcaaaaggtttttttaaagaagccggcgcagtgatacaaaacatttaagctaggtgaccagaacttcttttttcaccggttatcaggttttaatgcatacccagcagccaatcagaactgagttttcaaccggaccatggtataattatTGTTAACCTGCAGTCCCTGCAGAGTACACACGTGGACTCCTGTACCTTCTCAGTGTCCGTGCAGACCTGGATGGCATTGGGAATGAGGCGAGCTGTCTTCTCTTTAGTCATGGAACAGATGTCCTTTAGTCTCACTGTTAgctgtacaaacacacacaagtcaTAT
The Oryzias latipes chromosome 13, ASM223467v1 DNA segment above includes these coding regions:
- the gramd1b gene encoding GRAM domain-containing protein 1B isoform X16, whose protein sequence is MGFFAAFLFAVPVLASAEHLQRLQGEQRSVAGFRGHGMSCLLCRSDSAAEKVSTASNSNKSTPACSPVLRKRSHSPTPQNQEGENMVEKGSDHSSDKSPSTPEQVVQRTYTVQSARSGGKNSKSHKRLSKYDRLNLIKKSQSWYNHERQHILRVLSPTYKQRNEDFRKLFKQLPDTERLIVDYSCALQRDILLQGRLYLSENWICFYSNIFRWETLLTVRLKDICSMTKEKTARLIPNAIQVCTDTEKHFFTSFGARDRTYMMMFRLWQNALLDKPLCPKELWHFVHQCYGNELGLTSDDEDYVPPDDDFNTMGFSEEIPNEENEINNDNLTKSSAEAKPEGSPPPLLKKVIPNSAIPSPGNNDTPITFDLPVEEFTDCLADGELLTVPLLEEEKKETSGPEGPVPSPSLDLNDNEDIPTELSDSSETHDEGEVQAFHDDLNGRQHINEVYRISVDKLYDILFNKSQFMSDFMEQRRFSGYYPLHSYDVVYHPWKKDEGGHQTREIMYTISLSNPLAPKTAAVTETQTLYKASQESECYIIDAEVITHDVPYHDYFYTLNRYMLTRVAKNKCRLRISTELRFRKQPWGLVKGLIEKNFWSGLEENFRHLEMELAKLEEVMNEASQLSPKAKGIKNSTVRRKKRPLPHMRSQHLDEALSPVTTPTDEDVIQRIKQVAGSTQTRSPDHHHMLGGLALYSVSKLLLIISFVICLSLVLLVFLNMMLFYKLWMLEYSAQSLTTWQSLRLQESKLPQTQMEWAQLLEAQQRYHDAELQKWREIIKSSVVLLDQMKDSLLNLQRGIGLRDYNSETEEKKSRYH
- the gramd1b gene encoding GRAM domain-containing protein 1B isoform X4 — encoded protein: MADTLRPPSLQVSVPQDAPVYSDGGNHPVSDGCVRSSSSTPTLRRKRFKMRRMRNVPSERELERARIANTHLTARSRSSSKEYLQLPSIEITPSSDEDAASSWSSCSTPSASPRRRRFLLRRWLKVREKKEQGSESSSQQSSQQSSLQSSLQSSLQSSHEDDNTRFLSPLIREERSDSAAEKVSTASNSNKSTPACSPVLRKRSHSPTPQNQEGENMVEKGSDHSSDKSPSTPEQVVQRTYTVQSARSGGKNSKSHKRLSKYDRLNLIKKSQSWYNHERQHILRVLSPTYKQRNEDFRKLFKQLPDTERLIVDYSCALQRDILLQGRLYLSENWICFYSNIFRWETLLTVRLKDICSMTKEKTARLIPNAIQVCTDTEKHFFTSFGARDRTYMMMFRLWQNALLDKPLCPKELWHFVHQCYGNELGLTSDDEDYVPPDDDFNTMGFSEEIPNEENEINNDNLTKSSAEAKPEGSPPPLLKKVIPNSAIPSPGNNDTPITFDLPVEEFTDCLADGELLTVPLLEEEKKETSGPEGPVPSPSLDLNDNEDIPTELSDSSETHDEGEVQAFHDDLNGRQHINEVYRISVDKLYDILFNKSQFMSDFMEQRRFSDVVYHPWKKDEGGHQTREIMYTISLSNPLAPKTAAVTETQTLYKASQESECYIIDAEVITHDVPYHDYFYTLNRYMLTRVAKNKCRLRISTELRFRKQPWGLVKGLIEKNFWSGLEENFRHLEMELAKLEEVMNEASQLSPKAKGIKNSTVRRKKRPLPHMRSQHLDEALSPVTTPTDEDVIQRIKQVAGSTQTRSPDHHHMLGGLALYSVSKLLLIISFVICLSLVLLVFLNMMLFYKLWMLEYSAQSLTTWQSLRLQESKLPQTQMEWAQLLEAQQRYHDAELQKWREIIKSSVVLLDQMKDSLLNLQRGIGLRDYNSETEEKKSRYH
- the gramd1b gene encoding GRAM domain-containing protein 1B isoform X1 is translated as MADTLRPPSLQVSVPQDAPVYSDGGNHPVSDGCVRSSSSTPTLRRKRFKMRRMRNVPSERELERARIANTHLTARSRSSSKEYLQLPSIEITPSSDEDAASSWSSCSTPSASPRRRRFLLRRWLKVREKKEQGSESSSQQSSQQSSLQSSLQSSLQSSHEDDNTRFLSPLIREERSDSAAEKVSTASNSNKSTPACSPVLRKRSHSPTPQNQEGENMVEKGSDHSSDKSPSTPEQVVQRTYTVQSARSGGKNSKSHKRLSKYDRLNLIKKSQSWYNHERQHILRVLSPTYKQRNEDFRKLFKQLPDTERLIVDYSCALQRDILLQGRLYLSENWICFYSNIFRWETLLTVRLKDICSMTKEKTARLIPNAIQVCTDTEKHFFTSFGARDRTYMMMFRLWQNALLDKPLCPKELWHFVHQCYGNELGLTSDDEDYVPPDDDFNTMGFSEEIPNEENEINNDNLTKSSAEAKPEGSPPPLLKKVIPNSAIPSPGNNDTPITFDLPVEEFTDCLADGELLTVPLLEEEKKETSGPEGPVPSPSLDLNDNEDIPTELSDSSETHDEGEVQAFHDDLNGRQHINEVYRISVDKLYDILFNKSQFMSDFMEQRRFSGYYPLHSYDVVYHPWKKDEGGHQTREIMYTISLSNPLAPKTAAVTETQTLYKASQESECYIIDAEVITHDVPYHDYFYTLNRYMLTRVAKNKCRLRISTELRFRKQPWGLVKGLIEKNFWSGLEENFRHLEMELAKLEEVMNEASQLSPKAKGIKNSTVRRKKRPLPHMRSQHLDEALSPVTTPTDEDVIQRIKQVAGSTQTRSPDHHHMLGGLALYSVSKLLLIISFVICLSLVLLVFLNMMLFYKLWMLEYSAQSLTTWQSLRLQESKLPQTQMEWAQLLEAQQRYHDAELQKWREIIKSSVVLLDQMKDSLLNLQRGIGLRDYNSETEEKKSRYH
- the gramd1b gene encoding GRAM domain-containing protein 1B isoform X10; protein product: MADTLRPPSLQVSVPQDAPVYSDGGNHPVSDGCVRSSSSTPTLRRKRFKMRRMRNVPSERELERARIANTHLTARSRSSSKEYLQLPSIEITPSSDEDAASSWSSCSTPSASPRRRRFLLRRWLKVREKKEQGSESSSQQSSQQSSLQSSLQSSLQSSHEDDNTRFLSPLIREERSDSAAEKVSTASNSNKSTPACSPVLRKRSHSPTPQNQEGENMVEKGSDHSSDKSPSTPEQVVQRTYTVQSARSGGKNSKSHKRLSKKSQSWYNVLSPTYKQRNEDFRKLFKQLPDTERLIVDYSCALQRDILLQGRLYLSENWICFYSNIFRWETLLTVRLKDICSMTKEKTARLIPNAIQVCTDTEKHFFTSFGARDRTYMMMFRLWQNALLDKPLCPKELWHFVHQCYGNELGLTSDDEDYVPPDDDFNTMGFSEEIPNEENEINNDNLTKSSAEAKPEGSPPPLLKKVIPNSAIPSPGNNDTPITFDLPVEEFTDCLADGELLTVPLLEEEKKETSGPEGPVPSPSLDLNDNEDIPTELSDSSETHDEGEVQAFHDDLNGRQHINEVYRISVDKLYDILFNKSQFMSDFMEQRRFSGYYPLHSYDVVYHPWKKDEGGHQTREIMYTISLSNPLAPKTAAVTETQTLYKASQESECYIIDAEVITHDVPYHDYFYTLNRYMLTRVAKNKCRLRISTELRFRKQPWGLVKGLIEKNFWSGLEENFRHLEMELAKLEEVMNEASQLSPKAKGIKNSTVRRKKRPLPHMRSQHLDEALSPVTTPTDEDVIQRIKQVAGSTQTRSPDHHHMLGGLALYSVSKLLLIISFVICLSLVLLVFLNMMLFYKLWMLEYSAQSLTTWQSLRLQESKLPQTQMEWAQLLEAQQRYHDAELQKWREIIKSSVVLLDQMKDSLLNLQRGIGLRDYNSETEEKKSRYH